From a single Miscanthus floridulus cultivar M001 chromosome 8, ASM1932011v1, whole genome shotgun sequence genomic region:
- the LOC136472727 gene encoding uncharacterized protein, with translation MAPASGWGRAVGDTRSFVGNALGGLRGWSNLASWTVAGTLAYYLWVKPARQLQKEQEERAALAAASDPYRYVEKRKPIPDPQDTGLTYGKKRVPTKSED, from the exons ATGGCGCCGGCGAGCGGGTGGGGCCGTGCGGTGGGGGACACGCGGTCGTTCGTGGGCAACGCGCTGGGCGGCCTCCGTGGGTGGAGCAACCTCGCCTCCTGGACCGTCGCCGGAACCCTCGCTTACTACCTCTGGGTCAAGCCCGCGCGCCAGCTCCAGAAGGAGCAGGAG GAGCGAGCCGCTTTGGCTGCTGCCTCAGATCCGTATCGTTATGTTGAGAAGCGGAAACCAATTCCTGATCCACAG GACACTGGCCTTACTTATGGGAAGAAAAGGGTGCCTACGAAATCTGAAGATTAG